A region from the Bacillus sp. Marseille-P3661 genome encodes:
- a CDS encoding sugar ABC transporter substrate-binding protein → MLKNNALRMLLLLSLLLSLVFTTACTISTTDSAVEDTAAENTATTETNTQETATNTAASENVSDSGLKGVVDGEPVPSLAGKTIGVAVIGTDHNFDRQAYQGQLDRIEELGGKAIAVDGERNDQKHISDIENLITQKPDAIIKMLGDTEVYKPVLKKVHDSGIPLFTVDHVSEYSITNSTSDNYLVGEALARKIFEDMGGEGKIAVFNGFYGVRACAIRYDMLKYVAKDYPNIEFIEPELQDVIPGTIEDARKKVQDLLVKYPNPGELKAIWAAWDIPSIGAAQAVDAAGRTDVKVYGVDGDPAAIEMVASPDSSFVADMAQNPYDIGQAVVDAAARHLAGQKVPSSVYVEPILVTKNNAEEAKKVLFKE, encoded by the coding sequence ATGTTAAAAAACAACGCGTTAAGGATGTTACTTTTGCTTTCATTATTATTAAGTTTAGTGTTTACAACAGCTTGTACTATTTCAACAACGGATAGCGCTGTTGAAGACACTGCAGCTGAAAATACTGCAACGACTGAAACTAATACTCAAGAAACAGCAACAAATACAGCCGCCTCTGAAAATGTAAGCGATTCCGGACTGAAAGGTGTAGTTGATGGTGAGCCGGTTCCTTCTTTAGCTGGAAAAACAATTGGGGTTGCGGTTATTGGGACTGATCATAATTTCGATCGTCAGGCATATCAAGGTCAACTTGACCGTATAGAAGAACTTGGAGGAAAAGCGATCGCCGTGGATGGTGAACGAAATGATCAAAAACATATTTCGGATATTGAAAACCTTATAACACAAAAGCCAGATGCCATCATTAAAATGTTAGGTGATACAGAAGTATATAAACCTGTACTTAAAAAAGTCCATGATTCTGGTATTCCTTTATTTACTGTTGACCATGTAAGTGAATACAGTATTACGAATTCGACTTCAGATAACTATCTTGTAGGTGAAGCTTTAGCTAGAAAGATATTTGAAGACATGGGTGGCGAAGGTAAAATTGCTGTATTTAACGGATTTTATGGAGTTAGAGCTTGCGCAATTCGTTATGATATGTTGAAGTATGTTGCTAAAGATTATCCGAATATTGAATTCATTGAGCCTGAGTTACAAGATGTTATTCCTGGAACAATTGAGGATGCTAGAAAGAAAGTACAAGACCTATTAGTAAAATATCCAAACCCAGGTGAACTAAAAGCGATATGGGCAGCGTGGGACATTCCAAGTATTGGAGCTGCTCAAGCCGTTGATGCAGCAGGTCGTACAGATGTTAAAGTTTACGGTGTAGATGGAGACCCAGCAGCGATTGAAATGGTTGCAAGTCCAGATAGTTCCTTTGTTGCCGATATGGCACAAAATCCATATGATATTGGCCAAGCAGTTGTTGATGCTGCTGCAAGACACTTAGCAGGTCAAAAGGTACCAAGTTCAGTATATGTAGAACCTATTCTTGTAACAAAAAATAATGCTGAAGAAGCAAAGAAAGTATTATTTAAAGAGTAA
- a CDS encoding sugar-binding transcriptional regulator yields the protein MSKNNNHEQMSKRVFLERIARMYYILGLTQKEVAEQMNIGRSSVARFLNEAREEGIIQFHIQSKSEKSRRSDLENLLINKFKLKDALVVKKDQGYSFETTVVNYLNSILPFQGSLGLGLGHTMNSVGQFLHLCESRPNLNIIQMSGSVGMRENNIPSTSVIQSWAQSIDARPFFLPAPAILDNKETRDLFLKDENIRKVKQEILNIDIAIIGIGHVGEDSAIISSELVSGLTVEELQKNSVGDVNLHFFDRNGELSMQWISERVTGASPLDLMRIPTRVGIAYGEKKINAILGALRGRFINVLLTNDETANLLLSDAE from the coding sequence ATGAGCAAAAATAATAATCATGAACAAATGTCTAAAAGAGTTTTTCTTGAAAGAATAGCTAGAATGTACTACATACTTGGATTAACTCAAAAAGAAGTTGCTGAACAAATGAATATAGGAAGATCATCCGTCGCTCGATTTCTAAACGAAGCAAGAGAAGAGGGAATTATACAATTTCACATCCAGTCAAAATCTGAAAAATCTAGAAGAAGTGATTTGGAGAATCTTTTAATTAATAAATTTAAATTAAAAGATGCATTGGTTGTAAAAAAGGATCAAGGATATTCTTTTGAAACAACCGTCGTCAATTATTTAAATAGTATCCTACCTTTTCAAGGATCTTTAGGTTTAGGATTAGGTCATACCATGAATAGCGTTGGACAATTTCTTCATCTGTGCGAATCGCGTCCAAATCTTAATATCATTCAAATGTCTGGAAGCGTGGGAATGAGAGAAAATAACATCCCCTCTACATCTGTCATACAATCATGGGCGCAGTCGATCGATGCAAGGCCTTTCTTTTTGCCTGCACCAGCCATTCTAGATAATAAGGAAACAAGAGATCTCTTTTTAAAAGATGAAAATATTAGAAAAGTAAAACAAGAAATTCTTAACATTGATATTGCAATAATAGGAATTGGCCATGTAGGAGAAGACTCCGCGATTATAAGCTCTGAATTAGTAAGTGGACTTACTGTAGAAGAACTTCAAAAAAACAGTGTTGGAGATGTTAACTTGCACTTTTTTGATCGAAACGGGGAGCTATCCATGCAATGGATTTCAGAGAGAGTCACAGGTGCCTCGCCATTAGATTTAATGAGGATTCCAACTCGTGTAGGTATTGCATACGGAGAAAAAAAAATAAATGCAATTTTAGGAGCACTTCGTGGTAGATTTATAAATGTCTTACTTACAAACGATGAAACTGCTAACTTATTACTTTCAGATGCAGAATAA
- a CDS encoding NAD(P)-dependent oxidoreductase, with translation MNILILGATGRVGSQIVTYALHNRHHVTVLVRTPGKMQINNENLAIIQGNVLNKADIERAMHGIDVVISALNTDGTTTLSDSMPIIIEAMENEGIKRIITIGTAGILQSRTTPNSLRYQSSESKQKSTRAAKEHHKVYDMLKQSTLEWTIVCPTYLPDGERVGKYRIDRNFLPAGGVEISVPDTAEFTFKQIVAKDYIKFRVGIAY, from the coding sequence ATGAATATTTTAATTTTAGGTGCAACAGGACGAGTTGGAAGTCAAATAGTTACTTATGCCCTTCATAACAGGCATCATGTTACTGTATTAGTTCGCACTCCTGGGAAGATGCAAATAAATAATGAAAATTTAGCCATTATTCAAGGGAATGTTTTAAATAAAGCTGATATAGAACGTGCAATGCATGGGATTGATGTAGTTATTAGTGCACTAAATACTGATGGAACAACCACTCTATCAGACAGTATGCCAATAATTATCGAAGCAATGGAAAACGAAGGTATAAAACGAATCATAACTATAGGAACTGCGGGTATTCTTCAAAGTAGAACTACGCCAAATTCTCTGCGTTATCAATCAAGTGAATCAAAGCAGAAGTCTACACGTGCAGCGAAAGAACATCATAAAGTTTACGATATGCTCAAACAATCAACTCTTGAATGGACGATTGTCTGTCCTACGTATTTACCGGATGGAGAAAGAGTAGGCAAATATCGTATTGACCGGAATTTTTTGCCCGCGGGTGGAGTCGAAATATCCGTACCGGATACAGCAGAATTTACATTTAAACAGATAGTAGCAAAAGATTATATAAAATTTCGTGTAGGTATCGCCTACTAA
- a CDS encoding MBL fold metallo-hydrolase: MARIDEIAPDIYRISIFVPQIDMQFNQFLIKDDEPLLFTTGLKGFFPEMRDAVSRLIDPTQLRWIGFSHFESDECGSLNQWLELAPKSEAVTGFVGGMVNINDFALRPARMLQNNESFSIGKKRLRYISTPHVPHGWDAGLFYEESDQTLLTSDLFHHNGDVQPLAKESLIDRCRETLKGFEQGPLAGYIPYNSKTDRILRDLAQLCPKTLATMHGSSYSGNGKKAIEELAEVWREVLGE, translated from the coding sequence ATGGCACGAATAGATGAAATTGCTCCTGATATTTACAGAATTTCTATTTTTGTACCTCAGATTGATATGCAATTTAATCAGTTTTTAATAAAAGATGATGAACCTCTTTTGTTTACAACTGGATTAAAAGGCTTTTTTCCTGAAATGCGAGATGCTGTTTCACGTTTAATTGACCCAACCCAACTAAGATGGATTGGCTTTAGTCATTTCGAATCTGACGAATGCGGTTCTCTTAATCAGTGGTTGGAATTAGCACCCAAATCAGAAGCTGTCACGGGGTTTGTGGGAGGGATGGTCAATATCAATGATTTTGCACTTCGTCCTGCTCGTATGCTCCAAAATAATGAATCTTTCAGCATCGGTAAAAAACGATTGCGTTATATAAGTACACCGCACGTTCCACATGGATGGGATGCGGGTTTGTTCTATGAGGAAAGTGACCAGACTTTATTAACGTCTGATCTCTTCCATCATAATGGTGATGTTCAACCTTTGGCTAAAGAAAGTTTAATAGACCGTTGCCGTGAAACCCTAAAAGGTTTTGAACAAGGACCACTTGCTGGATATATTCCATATAATTCTAAGACAGATAGAATCTTACGTGACCTTGCTCAATTATGTCCAAAAACTCTTGCAACAATGCATGGTTCCTCCTACTCTGGCAATGGAAAGAAAGCTATTGAAGAGTTGGCTGAGGTCTGGCGAGAAGTATTGGGTGAGTAA
- the yiaA gene encoding inner membrane protein YiaA — protein sequence MSNDNEVLLDKGKPNDTKMKVERKDGEPTSAFKGASWAALLVGVAGYLIGLFNATMQLNEKGYYFAILVFGLYSAVSLQKAVRDKEEGIPVTGIYYGISWLALIVSISLMAIGLYNAGSIVLSEKGFYGMAFVLSLFAAITVQKNIRDTQKARDRD from the coding sequence ATGTCGAATGATAATGAGGTTTTATTAGATAAAGGAAAGCCAAATGATACAAAGATGAAGGTAGAAAGAAAAGATGGAGAACCGACTTCTGCTTTCAAAGGCGCTTCTTGGGCAGCGCTGTTAGTAGGTGTTGCGGGTTACCTGATCGGTTTGTTTAATGCGACGATGCAACTGAACGAAAAAGGATATTACTTTGCTATTTTAGTATTTGGACTGTATTCGGCGGTATCTTTACAAAAAGCTGTAAGGGACAAAGAAGAGGGAATACCAGTTACAGGCATTTATTATGGGATTAGTTGGTTAGCACTTATTGTATCCATATCATTAATGGCAATCGGTTTGTACAATGCAGGGAGTATTGTGTTAAGTGAAAAAGGATTTTATGGCATGGCCTTTGTTCTTAGTTTATTTGCAGCTATAACGGTTCAAAAAAATATTAGGGATACACAGAAAGCAAGAGACAGAGATTAA